The following are encoded together in the Actinoplanes sp. N902-109 genome:
- the pstS gene encoding phosphate ABC transporter substrate-binding protein PstS, producing MKLQRYYVAGIAMTAVFALSACGSDNTDSPAAGGASAAAGSCAAGQLTAQGSSAQKNAMDEWIKTYQGQCSGAQIGYEGTGSGAGIQAFIAGTADFAGSDSALKDDEQPQADAKCPGGQALNLPMVVGPIAVVYNVKGADSLQFSASTLAKIFSGKITKWDDPAIKAENSGATLPSTAIQAVHRSDESGTTDNFTKYLSKTAEADWTYGNAKAWKAPGGTGANKSDGVASLVKSTEGTISYVELSFAENSDLQKAKIKNGAGEFTELTGESAGKTIEGAKVAGTGNDLKLDIDYSTTTAGAYPIVLATYEIVCSKGSAKAAAIKGFLTYTSSTGGQQALSELGYAPLPESVRSKVAASVAAIS from the coding sequence TTGAAGCTCCAGCGGTACTACGTTGCTGGTATTGCCATGACCGCCGTCTTCGCGCTCAGCGCCTGCGGCTCTGACAACACCGATAGCCCGGCTGCCGGCGGGGCCTCCGCCGCGGCGGGAAGCTGCGCCGCCGGCCAGCTGACGGCGCAGGGCTCGTCCGCGCAGAAGAACGCGATGGACGAGTGGATCAAGACCTACCAGGGCCAGTGCTCGGGCGCCCAGATCGGCTACGAGGGCACCGGTTCCGGCGCGGGCATCCAGGCGTTCATCGCCGGCACCGCGGACTTCGCCGGCTCCGACTCGGCCCTCAAGGACGACGAGCAGCCCCAGGCCGACGCGAAGTGCCCGGGCGGCCAGGCGCTCAACCTGCCGATGGTGGTCGGCCCGATCGCGGTCGTCTACAACGTCAAGGGTGCCGACAGCCTGCAGTTCTCGGCGTCGACCCTGGCCAAGATCTTCTCCGGCAAGATCACCAAGTGGGACGACCCGGCGATCAAGGCGGAGAACTCCGGCGCGACCCTGCCGTCGACCGCGATCCAGGCGGTGCACCGCTCGGACGAGTCCGGCACGACCGACAACTTCACCAAGTACCTGAGCAAGACCGCCGAGGCCGACTGGACCTACGGCAACGCCAAGGCGTGGAAGGCCCCGGGCGGCACCGGCGCCAACAAGTCCGACGGTGTGGCCTCGCTCGTCAAGAGCACCGAGGGCACCATCTCCTACGTCGAGCTCTCCTTCGCCGAGAACAGCGACCTGCAGAAGGCCAAGATCAAGAACGGCGCGGGCGAGTTCACCGAGCTGACCGGTGAGAGCGCGGGCAAGACGATCGAGGGCGCCAAGGTCGCCGGCACCGGCAACGACCTCAAGCTGGACATCGACTACAGCACCACCACCGCGGGTGCCTACCCGATCGTGCTGGCCACCTACGAGATCGTCTGCAGCAAGGGCAGCGCCAAGGCCGCGGCCATCAAGGGCTTCCTGACCTACACCTCGAGCACCGGCGGCCAGCAGGCGCTCTCCGAGCTGGGCTACGCCCCGCTGCCCGAGTCGGTCCGCAGCAAGGTCGCGGCCTCCGTCGCGGCCATCTCCTGA